CAAGCCATTTTGAAATTTAGTCCAGAGTTAGTGCCGACGAAGGTTTTAAGCCCTCAAGCCAGGGCGATCGCTCTGTTGGTCGCAAGACAAATCCAAAACTTTCAACCCCAAGAAGCGGTGATGGGTGTTTTGGGTGTTTTGGATGCGTATGTCCAACAAACCAAAATGACCCCGACCGAGGCAACGCTTTATCAAATCGCCAAGCAAGTTATCCCCAATTTGGTGAAGACGGCGATGAGTGACGATCAGAAAAATCAATTTGCCACCCAGGTCATGTTCCAATTCAAAAAACGCCCTGGTCCGATCAAGTCTCCTGATCAAGCAGCTAGAGATATTGCCGCGAAATTAGTGGGTGAGGTCGAACAAATGCGATCGCTTCGTGCTCAAGAATTGCGGGTTGTAGATATGACGAAACCGCTTGCTGTCGGAGATTTAGAAGTCAGAAGTGCATTTGTGATTCAACCGTAGTTTAGAGGAAGTAGGGAATAGGGAGTAGGGAATAGCGGTTGAGTTAGAACAATCGCCCCCACGAAACGCTACACTCAGGAATGCGTTAGTGGTCATGGATTAATAACTGTAAGCTCTGAGTGGGTTGGTTATTAGTCAGTGGTCAATGGTCAATGATCATTGTTTTTCCCATCACCCCTTCACTCCCCACTCCCTACATCCCTGTTTTCAGCTTTATGCCAGATCCTCAAGCCGTTAGTGCGGCAGTTGCCAAACTGTATGACACCTATCCCTTTCCACCAGAGCCATTGCTGGATGAACCCCCTCCAGGTTACAACTGGCGATGGAACTGGGTTGCAGCCTACAACTTTTGTACAGGGCAAAAACCGGAGACTGACAAAGTTCGGATTCTAGATGCAGGGTGCGGTACAGGGGTCGGCACAGAATATCTAGTTCACCTTAATCCCCATGCCGAGGTGGTCGGCATTGACCTCAGTGCAGGGGCGTTAGAGGTGGCACAAGAGCGATGTCGTCGCTCCGGAGCCGATCGCGCCCAGTTTCATCACCTCAGTCTCTACGATGTTGAGCAAGTTCCAGGCACATTTGACCTGATCAACTGTGTCGGCGTGTTGCACCATCTGCCTGACCCGATTCGTGGCATTCAAGCATTGGCTCCCAAGCTAGCCCCCGGTGGCTTGATGCATATCTTTGTGTATGCCGAGCTAGGACGCTGGGAGATCCAACTGATGCAACAGGCGATCGCTCTACTTCAGGGTGATCAGCGGGGTGATTATCGCCAAGGGGTCAAAATTGGACGAGAAATCTTTGCGTCGCTACCCCCCGATAACCGATTGGTGAAACGCGAACAGGAGCGGTGGTCGCTGGAAAATCAGCGAGACGAATGCTTTGCCGATATGTACGTCCATCCCCAAGAGACGGACTATAACATCAATACGTTATTTGACTTGATTGATGCTGCTGGGTTGGAGTTTATCGGGTTCTCCAATCCGCGCGTATGGGAGCTAGAGCGGTTGATCGGCAAATCCCCAGAGTTGATGGAACAGGCAAAAGGCTTGAGCGATCGCCAACGCTATCGGTTGGTTGAGTTACTCGATCCGTCTGCCATTACCCATTACGAATTTTTTCTAGGAAGACAACCTTTACCTAAAGCCGATTGGTCATCCGATGAGGTTTTGCTGA
The window above is part of the Oscillatoria sp. FACHB-1407 genome. Proteins encoded here:
- a CDS encoding class I SAM-dependent methyltransferase; this translates as MPDPQAVSAAVAKLYDTYPFPPEPLLDEPPPGYNWRWNWVAAYNFCTGQKPETDKVRILDAGCGTGVGTEYLVHLNPHAEVVGIDLSAGALEVAQERCRRSGADRAQFHHLSLYDVEQVPGTFDLINCVGVLHHLPDPIRGIQALAPKLAPGGLMHIFVYAELGRWEIQLMQQAIALLQGDQRGDYRQGVKIGREIFASLPPDNRLVKREQERWSLENQRDECFADMYVHPQETDYNINTLFDLIDAAGLEFIGFSNPRVWELERLIGKSPELMEQAKGLSDRQRYRLVELLDPSAITHYEFFLGRQPLPKADWSSDEVLLTAIPERHPCMDGWDSRCLFNYDYQLVNLTETEWQFLKACDQNQARHTVQEIFFDVPLGLEGVRSLLNQQLILLTPAKK